The nucleotide sequence GAAAGCAGCTCGAACAGGATGTGGACGTCGTCTGGGCCGAATTCCTGCAACGCCATCCTGGCATCACGCTGGACGAGGACGATCCTCAACGGGAATTCGTGCTGCGTGATCTTGCTCTGATCAAAGCCATCCGGTCAGAAGCCCATCAGAGAACAGAAGAGTACTTTCTTAGATTTCGACAGCGCGAAGAGCAATTGGACCTCTGTCAGATGCTCTCGCCGCTGCTCGCCTGGCGGACAGCGGCTGATCAATGTGCAGGAACCAGTCTGCGCCACTTCTTGGGGCTGGCACGTGAGACAGCTGCATTTCACGATCATTACCTCAGTCATTTCGAGACTCTATCACTTGAGGGTCGCGAGCTGATGCTGACAGACATGCGAGAACTTCCGAGGTTCCAGGTCAAGAATCTTCCCTCGCAACTGGATCAAGCCCCCTTACTGTTGTCGGCAACATCCTTGTTGCTCTGGACCGCGATGGGCGGTTGGACGAACTGGCAAATGATGCAACGAAGTGACAGACATTAACTGTAGAAAATCCAACATGCTGGAAGCCCGAGAACTCACCAAAGCCTATCGCTCACATGTGGCGCTGAGCCAGCTGAATCTGTGCATTCTACCGGGCGAAGTCTTTTGCCTGCTGGGCGCCAATGGCGCTGGCAAATCGACCACCATCAAACTGTTCCTGAATTTCATCAGCCCGACTTCTGGTGAAGTAAAGATCAACGGCCTCAATCCCCGGGCCCATCCCGCACAGACCAGATCCTGGCTCGGCTATATTCCAGAACAGGTCTCGCTGTATCCTCGCCTGTCAGGGATTGAGAATCTGAGATATTTTGCTTCCCTAGCGGGAGAAAGCAACCTGCACCGTCAGCGACTATCAGACGCATTGAAACAAGCGGGGTTGCCTGAAAGTGCGATCGATCGAAGAGCAGCCGATTATTCCAAGGGAATGCGACAAAAAGTCGTGATCGCCCTGGCACTTGTCCGTCGCGTCAAGGGCCTGTTGCTGGATGAGCCGACCTCGGGGCTTGATCCTCAAGCGGCACACGAGTTCTCGCGAGTCCTGCGTCAATTGAGCGACGAAGGTGTGGCAATCCTGATGGCCAGTCATGACCTCTATCAAGTTCGCCAGATCGCCTCACGAATCGGCATTATGCGACAAGGCGTTCTCGTCGAAACATTCCAGTCAATGGACGTCAGTCATTTAGAACTGGAGCAACGGGCACTGCAGTTGATGAAATAACGCAGTTGATTTGCCAAAAGGCGCATCGCTTAATGGATTGAGGCTCGTGAGTCATCCAGTGGGTCGGTTGGATGACCAGATGGCATTGGAAATTCAGTCGGCCGGTTTGTCGTCAGTCTTTTGAGTCTGGACGATGGGGTCGATTCCCCACCAGAGCAGGGCACCAACGATGACGATGGCGCCGGCGACGGCCAGGCTCATTTTCCAGCCAAGAACTTCGCCGTAACGTGCAGCGAACAGGGCTCCCAGCCAAGGAGTGATATAGGGCGAGATTGTTCCCCCCAGGTTTCCGACGGTATTCATCAGGCTGCCAGTGATACCGCCATAACGACCGCCCAATTCCACGGAGGTTGTCCAGAACGGGCCTTCGCAGGCTCCGATCAAGGCGGAAGCGATCGCCAGTGAGATAAAAGTGAGTTGAGGATCGGAGGTGATGAGGCCCAATTCGAATACGGCCCCGCTGGCAATCATACCGATGACGGGAACGATGGCCCGCCTGAGCCGTGGCGAAAGCGATTGCGGAACCAAGTCCGTAAGCCAGCCACCGCAGACCATGCCGATACCCATAGCACCCGTAATGATCGTCGAGTAGTCGCGAGCAACAGACTTGTCCAAATGTTGAATCGTCTCGAAGAAGTATTGAATCCAATAGAAGAACAGATATTGAAAGTAGCCGTACGCTCCGTAGCTCAGTGCGATACAGATGACGCTGCGCTGCAGCAGGACCGGGGAGATCTCCCGAAACGACATGGTCGGACGCTTTGTCACTGCCCGATGAGCATCCGTGTTCTCGTTCGGACGTGTGCTGAGTGTCCAGATGAGTGTTACGATCAGCGTGACAACGCTCGAGATAATGAGGGCCGTTGACCAATCGAAGTTGTCAATCATCGATCCCATCACACGGTAGGTCGATGCGATCCCAATGATTGCCCCGAACGTGACCAGCCCGTTGGCGAAAGCCCGAGATCGGGGGGCGACGCGTTCACACACCATCGCTGCGGACGCGGGATGTAGAGGAGCATTGAAGATTCCAAGTGCAGAACGGATCACAACGAGACTCGTCCAAAGAGCGAGTGCGTCGCTTTGCAGAGCAGACGCTGCGGCATTCAGTCCAACGAAGACGACGGAGCCGAAGCCCCAGAACATCAGGGCTGCGCGAGCCCCGTATCGATCGATTAACCAGCCACCAGGCAACATTGCCAGCGTGTAAGAAAGCAGGAACGCAGAGTAGACCAACCCCATCCTTTCCGGGGTGAGCCCATATTGGGGAATCAGCCGTTCGCTGCCGATGACAGAAATACTGATGCGATTGAAGTGTCCACAGGCGACAACCAGCATGAGCAGTGGAACTGTTCGACGCAGACCAGCATTCGTCGCAGTGGATTCTGTCAAGGTTACAGTCCAATGGTCGTCACCCGTCGCGGCCTATAGAGCCGGGACGCGCGACGACGTGAGGTTAATGGCAAATTCTGCGGCACTCCAGTCGAGGGTTCAGCGCGACAGATCCGATCTGCCGCGATGATCCGCAATTATGCTCGTTGCTCGGGCTGGCAGCCAAAGTGACTCAGCACATTGTGCATCAAGTTCGACCAACTCGGGTCGCTTGCAAGTGTTGAGCCGGAATTGATGGAGCCGGAATGAAAGACGTTGCCTCCACCGGGTCGGTCCCACAAAATCATTTCGGCGGCCGCGGTGAGCGGAGGCAGTTTGTCGGGCATCACAAGTCGTTGGAAGTAGTCCCAGGCAAATGCAATTTTTTTCGGATCGGCGTAGCCATCCGCAAGCAACGTCATTCCCGCGGGATCTTCTGTGGGTTGAGTGCCACCGGGGGGTGCTGCTTCGACCAGGTATTTGGCCATCGTTGAAACTCGCACGTCCCCTTCGTGACCGATCGGTTGTGGGAACGGCTTGCCAGGTGTACCGCCGAACGTGTCTCCGGCCTTCAGGTTCAGGGGTTTGGGTCCCTTGAAGAGGAAATGGTCAGGATTTCGGACGACATACGGGCCGACGCCGGGCCAGCCAACCCCCTCGAGTGAGAAGTATTCCAGTCCGAACAGACGCCATACCGGGAAGCCGCATTCACGTGACATGCCGCCGCGCTGGCCGTCATGACTGTGCCAGAGCTCGCCCCGTCGTTCGGCAGGAATCGCTGAGCCCGGTGCGTCACACTTACGACACTCCATGACAGTCGCATCTTCGTTGAACGAGACGCGCCAGAAGGCGGTATTCCCGGACAAGACAACGGCGTTGCCGCCCCGATCGAGATAACGTCCCATCGCGTTCATGGCTTCGAACGACCAGTATTCACTGTGCCCGACGACGAAGACCGCCTGATATCCGTCGAGCAGATTAGGATCGAGATGCAGCTCGGCATCCGTCAAGACATCGTACGAGTAGCCCTTCGTTTCCAGCCAGACCTGAGTAAATCGGTCCTGCCGACTCAGATGGCTGTAGTCCCATTCTTCGGGCCCCATCAAGACATACGGACCGACGACCGGCCAGGGCATGCGGAAGCCGAGTTGATAGGTTCCCTGTCCAGCACGATGAGGCCGATAGAAGCAATAGGCTGGAGGATCACCTTCACTGTTTGCAAACCCATTATTGCCGATCGACTTCTTCAATCCCTTCCAACTGGGGCTGAATGACGTGGCTGAATAGGCCTTCCAACTGTTCGTTGCGCAGATGAGCGCGATTGGGGCTTTCGCGCGCGAGGCGGCCTTGTTCACGATGAAGATGGTATGATAGAGCCGCTCTTCGCCGTCCAACTGAAAGCGGATCCGTCCGACATACATCCCCGAGCGCGCTGTTGCCGGTATGCGATACTCATGCGACACATCCCATCGGCAGTCGAACAGGTCGTCGGACGACAATCTGAGGCCATGGCCTCGCTTGGGATCTTTGAAGGGATCATAAGTTCCGAATCGCTCGACGGCCGCATTGAAGCTGGGGCCGCCAATCATCCACGTTCCAAGATTGACGATGCGAGCATTTCGTCCGTGGCCACTCGAATCCGCGACGAGATCGCCACGTTCTTCGTCTAACCGCCAACACGCCAGCAGTTCCGATCCGGTTGGAGCCTTCAATCCCTGTGTTGCCATGCGCGACGCGATCTCAGCAGCGGTAAGTGACTTTCGATAGAGTGCGGGCATCGCGATATCGGCATCGAGCAGGGCCGACGCGCGCCCGTTCTGGCCTGAGGCACCGACACGTAGCGGCGCCGTTCCCGGACGGAATGGGCCCGAGTGCTGCCACTCACTCACTTTTACACCATCGACCCAAACCTGCTTTGTTTTGCCGTCGTACTGGGCGACAACGTGGTGCCATTTATTTTCGAGCACCGAACTGGGAGTGTTGTCGGGATAGGATTTCAGCCCTTCCGGGTTAATCACCATCTTAAGTTGATCGGGTGGAGTCGTATGAAGTTTTTTCTCGTCGTAGACACCACCATCGCCCAGGTAAAACCCCAATGAGCCATCTTCGTTGACGAATAGTGCAAACCCGCAGGCATCTGCGTCATCGAACTGACTGACGATCGCCTGCCGCTCCAGGGTTCGCCACCGTTTGATCCACAGTTCGATGGCGAATTCGGATAGTTCCACTTTGGCATCCAGCGCCTTTTCCACAGCAAGATAAGATCCGGTATGGATCGCCTGCACGGCTGCAGGAGACGAACCGAAGCTGTGAAGCACCTGATCACGGGACGGGCTATCAACATCCGTCCCCAAGCGACAGACCTGCAATTCATAGGGATAAGAACTGCTCACGTGGAAGCGGATGATTTCGCCCGCAGCAACATTCACTTTGTCCGTATAAGCATGAACCCCGTCCACGATCTGTACTCGATGAGGCGGAATCGCTTTCGATTCGGCTTCACGTTTTGGCTGCGAGGCCGCCTGTGCGGCATTTCGCTCTGTTGCGTTCAAGCCGGCTGACGCCAGGACACTGCTCGCAACGGCGAGGAACTCACGACGCGTTGGATCGGACATTCGTTGTCTCTCTTAGTGAGGAATTCAAAAGTCAGAAGGTGTAACTGTGGTGGGATTCGTGGCCGTCAGGATGCGGAGAGATCAGCAGGATTCCGCATTAGGAGATCGATTGGATTGCAACATCAGGTAAGAATTCCATCAACAATCTCACCATGCACATCGGTCAGGCGAAAATCGCGCCCGGCATAGCGATAAGTCAAACGCTTATGATCCAGGCCGAGCAGATGCAGGATCGTGGCGTGGAGGTCATGCACATGAACCTTGTCCGCCGTGGCGAAATATCCATAGTCGTCCGTTTTCCCCCATGTCAGCCCCCCTTTGACACCGCCACCCGCCAACCACATGGTGTAGCCGTGCGGATTATGGTCACGACCATCGGCTCCTTCACAGGTGGGAGTACGGCCAAATTCCCCCCCCCACACGACTAGCGTGTCGTCCCAAAGGCCTCGCTGTTTCAGGTCCGTCAACAACCCGGCGATCGGTTTGTCGATGGCATGCGTCAATTGAGTATGATCTTCCTTCAACCGGGCATGAGCGTCCCAGCCGCTGAGGTTGCACTGCACGAAGCGGACACCACGTTCGGCGAATCGCCGGGCGAGTAGACATTGCGTGCCAAACTCGGCCGTTGCGGGATCCTCGAGTCCATACAGTGCGTGAGTCGCTTTTGATTCCTTCGTCAGATCCTGCATCTCTGGTGCTTCGGTCTGCAATCGGTAAGCGAGTTCGAAGGAAGCGATACGTGCGTCCAATTCGCTGTCAGGCCCGCGTGAAAGAGATTGGCGGTGGTCCATGCCTGCGATCAGTTCGATCTCCATCCTCTGAAGATCGCGGCGAGCACTGCCGTTACCGATGAAGGGGATTTGGGCTTCTTGTGGTTTCAGTCCATAGTATCCCAGGGGAGTGCCCTGGTACGCGGCGGGAAGAAACGCCGATCCAAAATTGTTCGCCCCGCCTTGCGAAAGATCCTGGCAGATCGTGACGTAACCGGGGAAGTTCTGGTTTTCTGTTCCCAATCCGTACGTGATCCACGATCCCATACTGGGGCGAACAAAGGTGTCGGTTCCCGTATGCCATTCCAGCACGGCACCTCCATGACGGGAATTGGAACAGTACATCGAATTAATCATGCACAAGTCGTCTGCATGACGCGGCAGTTCAGAGAACAGGGAACTCATCCACATCCCGCTTTCACCGTGACGTTTGAAGTCGAACGGCGTACCAACGAGATTTCCCATGCGATTGGGGAATGAGACGACTCGGGGGCGACTCTCGGCGGGCAACGGCTTTCCACTGTCTCGGGTGAGGAACGGCTTGTAGTCGAACGTATCCAGATGCGATGGACCGCCGAACATGAACAGCATGATCACCCGTTTGACGCGTGGGGTGAAATGAGATTCTTTCGGCGCAAGAGGGCCCTCCGAACCGGATGCCTTTTCGGCCAGCATGGCGGATAGCGCTAGACCACCAAATCCAGCTCCCATGCCCGACAACATATCACGTCGAGACCAGACAGGCTGGCAAGGTATTGAACGAGGTTGATGCTTCATGTCTGGTTCTCCGTGACTCTTGCTATGTCAGCCAATGCATCTCGGAAGACGCGAGAGAGTTTTGAATTGAGCAGAGACTTTGGATTGATCGAGAGTTCATCATCGTTTTCAGCAGCCTGCCAAGCAGCAGTCGCGGTGACATGTTTCTCGGTTCAGCGGGTAAGTTTGAGAATGAGGTTCCGTTTAATTGATGTAGATAAATTCGTTGGAGGAGAGCAGTGCACGACAAAGCCCTTCCCACGCAAGTTTGCGCCGGTCTGCTTCGGATTCCGTCCGTAGAGAGCCTGCTAATTGATACTGTGTCAAAAACCGGGACCACTGCTCTAGCTCGTCATCATCCGCAGCACGGCAGAACAGTCGCTGGCAGAGCTGCTGCAAACGATCGCGATCGGATGGCAGAGGTTCCGCGGTGATGGTTTCGCCCAGCTTCCGGGCCGCCTGATGGACGAGTTCCCCATTCATCATGAAAAGGGCCTGTGATGCGACGGTTGTCGTCGCCCGATCTCCGTTCAGGATTGCAGGGTCCGGGTAATCAAACGCCTGGAATACGTCATAAACAGCTCCCCGCAACACCGGGAGATAAACACTGCGACGAGTCGATTGGTAAAGTTCAGGCTTTCGGGCAAGTCCCCCGAGAGACAGATTCTGGAATGGCGTTGATTCCATGGCCGGTCCCCCCATGCCAGGGTCAAGTAACCCACTCACCGACAGCAGCGAATCACGCAGCACTTCCGCTTCCATTCGCTGTCGCGATCGATGCCACAACAGTCGATTATCGGGATCGATCTGAGCTGCTTGCTCATTCCTGGCGGTGCTCATCTGCCAGGTCTTCGACAGTAATATGTGACGATGCAGTTTCTTCAGAGACCAGCCCTCTGCAATGAACTGGCGTGAAAGAAAGTCGAGTAGCTCGGGATGGCTAGGTGTCTCGCCCAGCTTTCCGAAGTTATCAACGGTGCGGACCAGGCCCTGTCCGAAATGCCAGCGCCAGACGCGATTGACCAGGACGCGAGCGGGAAGGGGATGACTGTCGCTGGTCAGCCATTTCGCCAGCTCCCAGCGTCCGCTACTCGACATACTGATGGGTGACGCTTCAACGTTGGCAAAAATCGAAGGGAAGCGGCGTGGGGCCACAGCGCCTCGTGTCAGATGATTTCCTCGCAAGCGGATTTCCAGATCACCGATTTCTCCTTCTGCGACGGCCATCGCTTTCGGAATCAGGGCGTATTCTTTCCACACCTTATCGAGCAGGTTGGCATGTGCCGATCGCTCTTCCGGAGTCATTACGAGCGTATTGCCATTCACGAGCGCATTGTCATGGCGATCAGCAATCTGCTCCAAATCTTCCAATCGCAACGCCGCTTCCACACCACCAAGTCCCGTGGTATTCCATTTGGAATCGACGCGGAATGTGATCATTGTCTTAGTGCTGTTGAAGATCCCGGCCAGAGAATAATAGTCACTCAGCGAAAGTGGATCATATTTATGGTCGTGACAACGTGCACACCCCATTGTCAGTCCCATCAAGACACGGCAGGTGGTATCGAGTTGTTCGTCGACAATGTCGAGTTGCTGTTTGACAGGATCGTCTTCAGCGAGCATTTTAGGACCGATCGTCAGAAACCCGGTCGCGACCACCAATTCGTCACGCCTCTTCGGATCACTGCCAGCCAGAATGTCTCCGGCTAATTGCTCGTGAATGAAACGATCGAAAGGCTTGTCCGTGTTAAACGAAGAAATGACGTAGTCTCGATATCGCCAGGCATCGGAGTAAGCAAGGTTGTCGTCCATTCCATTACTGTCGGCGTAACGCGCCACATCCAGCCAATGGCGTCCCCAACGCTCTCCGTACAAAGGTGACTCTAAAAGTCGGTTCACCACGTGTTCAAAAGCGTCAGGGCGTTGATCATGCAGAAACGCATCGACTTCCGCTGGGGTCGGGGGGACGCCTAACAGGTCGAGAGTGACTCGGCGCAACAGCGTACTTTTGTCGGCACCGGCGGCAGGCTTTAGCCCGGCGACATTGAGACGCGCCAGGACGAAACGATCAATCGGAGAGGCCGACCACTCAGCATCGCCAACTTCGGGCGGATCGACTACTCGGATCGGCTGAAATGCCCAGAACTCGCGAGCCTCTTGATTCCACTGATCTGGTTCGTCAGTGGCCTTTGCGGCAGCAACAACCTTCGCCGATCCCGGCCAGGGGGCTCCCATTTTGATCCACGCTCCGAGAGCATCGATCTCGGCTTGTGGCAGCTTCTTCTTCGGAGGCATTGCCACGGCGCCGTCGTGCTTCACCGCAAACATCAGCAGGCTTTGCGACGGCTCACCTCGCGTCAATGCGGGGCCCGATAGCCCCCCCTTCAGTAATCCTTCCAGAGAATCGACCCGCAGGTCCGCTTCTCCCTTGCAGGAATCAGGACCGTGACATTCGTAGCAGTGCTCAACCAGCAAAGGCCGAACTTTTGTTTCGAAGAATCGAAGACCAGCCTGGTCCTGGCTCGGCTCGCCGATGGAGTCTTCTCCGCGAACAGAGGCACTACTGATCGCCGCAAGTAAGATAAGGATGTAAGGGGTAATGCACTTCATGTAACGCCTCCGCAGCGAAGCTGGGATTACTGTCCGATCGTTCCGAACGTTTTTCGCAACTGCAGTTGCAGAGACCGTTCGCAATGATCACGCATTGCTGCTTCGGCTGCATCGACATCGCGAGAACGAATTGCTTCCACGAGCTCCGCGTGCGTGCGGTTAGGGATGGGCAGGGCGTCGTCCTGTGCTTCGTCAATCGCGAGCAACCGTACGAGATGACATGACTTGAGCGCGATTGGCAGTGATGGGATGCCCGAGTTTTCTGCAATCTGCAGATGAAACAGCAGGTCTTTCTGCCGAGCTTCAGTGAGATTTTCTTCCACATCCACCAGGCGATCGACTTCCTCTGCCATCGCCTGCAGTTCGTCGAGCTTGCGGCTTCCAATCTGGACCGTACAACGGCGAATGGCCTCACATTCAATGGCGATACGCAGAACGTGCTGACTTCTGACGGTTTCCGCGTCGAACCGCTTCACGCGTGCGCCGTAGTTCGGCTCGAAGTCGACAAGCTGTTCGTGAGCCAGCTCGCGCACGGCTTCCGAGACTGCGGCAACCGTCACACCCAGCGATTTGGCGATCGGTCGCAAGGTCAAATGGGTTCCCGCCGGAATCCGACCGTCCAGGATCTGTTCGCGCAGATCCAAAAATGCCTGCCGAGATTTGGTCAACGCTTCGACCGGAAATTTACTTGTCATCCAGAATCTCCCGATCGCTATTTCTTCAATTGAAACTGCCGTTCAAAAAATTCGAACGTCGCCTCCTCGGCCTGATGCAAGTGAGCCCCCGTCAGCCCGTGTCCGCCCCCTTCGATGAGGACCAAGTGTGTCTCAACTTCGGCCGACAACAGACGCTCGTGGATCCAGACAGACTGTACGAACAACACGTCCTGATCCGCTGTTCCATGGACCAGCAACGTTGGCGCTGCGTTAGGAGTGACCCAGAACAGCGGACTGGCACGCACATGCAGTCGTCTTGTCTGAGCGGTCAGGTCCGCTCCTAAAAAACCTTTAAATGCTTCTGGCGCTTCCTTCCAGACGCCGTATTCACGAGTGAAATCGCTCGCCTGCGCCCATGCTGCGACGCAATTCACCTTACTCGACTGATCGAGATGTGTGTGATCGCCGACGAACTCCTGAACGTCGTTGGTAACTGCCAGGAACTGAGAGAGATGTCCCCCCGCCGAACTTCCCATCGCTCCAATTTTGTCTGGATCGAGTCGATATTCAGCCGCATGAGCGCGTAACCAGCGAATGGAGGCTTTGCAGTCGTAAATATGTGCTGGCCAGCGGTGCTTGGGTGACAACCGATAGTCGATCGTTGCTGCCGCGAAACCGCGTGCCGCAAACTTTCGACAAAGGTCGTCATAGTCTTCACGGCGTCCTCCGGAGAATCCTCCTCCGTGAATGCAGACGATGACAGGGAAGGGGCCTTCTCCTGAGGCAGGTCGCGCGAGATTCAGCTTCAGTGTTTCGTCAGCCACCGTGGCAAAAACAATGTCGGGAGTCCACCTGACCTGTTCGTTCTCTGCCGACAGCCCAGAGCGGCTGAGAGCGAATACCGCTACGATGCAGGTAATGAGCCGAAATTTCAGCAACGAGTAGCAACGCCGTCGCATGATGGTACCTTAACGAGGGGAGGGGCGAGCAGGCCCATCGAAGTCGCACAGCGACTGATCATCTGATGGCCAAAGGCATCGATTTGACGAGCCAGCCGATGCCGCACAGGCTGTTGATCGAGTGACCAGCGCCGCGCCAGGATCTCACGCGATGCCGTCACGAAATGGTTAATCGATTTCTCAAGGTACACCAGCGTCGGCAGGATTTCGTTGTAGACCGTCGTCGCTTCCGCTTCGCGTCCCGCACGGAAATGGTCATAGATACGGGACGTACGATCGACCGTTTCCATGCCTGGAATGATCCCGACAGCACCGGCTCGCAGTTGGTCGATCATGTCGAGTCCAGCACGCCCAACGAACAATTGGAAGACACCGTTGGTCTCGTTCATGAGTCGCGAAGTGACCTCGGGAGTGTCTTCCGTCTTCAGTACCGTGACATTCGGATGTTGGCGATGAAGTGATGCCAGCCCGGCTGGAGTTAACTGGATCCCCAGGTAGATCGCCGCATTCTGTACAGCGATTGGGAGGGGAAC is from Schlesneria sp. DSM 10557 and encodes:
- a CDS encoding ABC transporter ATP-binding protein, coding for MLEARELTKAYRSHVALSQLNLCILPGEVFCLLGANGAGKSTTIKLFLNFISPTSGEVKINGLNPRAHPAQTRSWLGYIPEQVSLYPRLSGIENLRYFASLAGESNLHRQRLSDALKQAGLPESAIDRRAADYSKGMRQKVVIALALVRRVKGLLLDEPTSGLDPQAAHEFSRVLRQLSDEGVAILMASHDLYQVRQIASRIGIMRQGVLVETFQSMDVSHLELEQRALQLMK
- a CDS encoding MFS transporter, which gives rise to MTESTATNAGLRRTVPLLMLVVACGHFNRISISVIGSERLIPQYGLTPERMGLVYSAFLLSYTLAMLPGGWLIDRYGARAALMFWGFGSVVFVGLNAAASALQSDALALWTSLVVIRSALGIFNAPLHPASAAMVCERVAPRSRAFANGLVTFGAIIGIASTYRVMGSMIDNFDWSTALIISSVVTLIVTLIWTLSTRPNENTDAHRAVTKRPTMSFREISPVLLQRSVICIALSYGAYGYFQYLFFYWIQYFFETIQHLDKSVARDYSTIITGAMGIGMVCGGWLTDLVPQSLSPRLRRAIVPVIGMIASGAVFELGLITSDPQLTFISLAIASALIGACEGPFWTTSVELGGRYGGITGSLMNTVGNLGGTISPYITPWLGALFAARYGEVLGWKMSLAVAGAIVIVGALLWWGIDPIVQTQKTDDKPAD
- a CDS encoding N,N-dimethylformamidase beta subunit family domain-containing protein encodes the protein MSDPTRREFLAVASSVLASAGLNATERNAAQAASQPKREAESKAIPPHRVQIVDGVHAYTDKVNVAAGEIIRFHVSSSYPYELQVCRLGTDVDSPSRDQVLHSFGSSPAAVQAIHTGSYLAVEKALDAKVELSEFAIELWIKRWRTLERQAIVSQFDDADACGFALFVNEDGSLGFYLGDGGVYDEKKLHTTPPDQLKMVINPEGLKSYPDNTPSSVLENKWHHVVAQYDGKTKQVWVDGVKVSEWQHSGPFRPGTAPLRVGASGQNGRASALLDADIAMPALYRKSLTAAEIASRMATQGLKAPTGSELLACWRLDEERGDLVADSSGHGRNARIVNLGTWMIGGPSFNAAVERFGTYDPFKDPKRGHGLRLSSDDLFDCRWDVSHEYRIPATARSGMYVGRIRFQLDGEERLYHTIFIVNKAASRAKAPIALICATNSWKAYSATSFSPSWKGLKKSIGNNGFANSEGDPPAYCFYRPHRAGQGTYQLGFRMPWPVVGPYVLMGPEEWDYSHLSRQDRFTQVWLETKGYSYDVLTDAELHLDPNLLDGYQAVFVVGHSEYWSFEAMNAMGRYLDRGGNAVVLSGNTAFWRVSFNEDATVMECRKCDAPGSAIPAERRGELWHSHDGQRGGMSRECGFPVWRLFGLEYFSLEGVGWPGVGPYVVRNPDHFLFKGPKPLNLKAGDTFGGTPGKPFPQPIGHEGDVRVSTMAKYLVEAAPPGGTQPTEDPAGMTLLADGYADPKKIAFAWDYFQRLVMPDKLPPLTAAAEMILWDRPGGGNVFHSGSINSGSTLASDPSWSNLMHNVLSHFGCQPEQRA
- a CDS encoding DUF1501 domain-containing protein, encoding MKHQPRSIPCQPVWSRRDMLSGMGAGFGGLALSAMLAEKASGSEGPLAPKESHFTPRVKRVIMLFMFGGPSHLDTFDYKPFLTRDSGKPLPAESRPRVVSFPNRMGNLVGTPFDFKRHGESGMWMSSLFSELPRHADDLCMINSMYCSNSRHGGAVLEWHTGTDTFVRPSMGSWITYGLGTENQNFPGYVTICQDLSQGGANNFGSAFLPAAYQGTPLGYYGLKPQEAQIPFIGNGSARRDLQRMEIELIAGMDHRQSLSRGPDSELDARIASFELAYRLQTEAPEMQDLTKESKATHALYGLEDPATAEFGTQCLLARRFAERGVRFVQCNLSGWDAHARLKEDHTQLTHAIDKPIAGLLTDLKQRGLWDDTLVVWGGEFGRTPTCEGADGRDHNPHGYTMWLAGGGVKGGLTWGKTDDYGYFATADKVHVHDLHATILHLLGLDHKRLTYRYAGRDFRLTDVHGEIVDGILT
- a CDS encoding DUF1553 domain-containing protein, encoding MKCITPYILILLAAISSASVRGEDSIGEPSQDQAGLRFFETKVRPLLVEHCYECHGPDSCKGEADLRVDSLEGLLKGGLSGPALTRGEPSQSLLMFAVKHDGAVAMPPKKKLPQAEIDALGAWIKMGAPWPGSAKVVAAAKATDEPDQWNQEAREFWAFQPIRVVDPPEVGDAEWSASPIDRFVLARLNVAGLKPAAGADKSTLLRRVTLDLLGVPPTPAEVDAFLHDQRPDAFEHVVNRLLESPLYGERWGRHWLDVARYADSNGMDDNLAYSDAWRYRDYVISSFNTDKPFDRFIHEQLAGDILAGSDPKRRDELVVATGFLTIGPKMLAEDDPVKQQLDIVDEQLDTTCRVLMGLTMGCARCHDHKYDPLSLSDYYSLAGIFNSTKTMITFRVDSKWNTTGLGGVEAALRLEDLEQIADRHDNALVNGNTLVMTPEERSAHANLLDKVWKEYALIPKAMAVAEGEIGDLEIRLRGNHLTRGAVAPRRFPSIFANVEASPISMSSSGRWELAKWLTSDSHPLPARVLVNRVWRWHFGQGLVRTVDNFGKLGETPSHPELLDFLSRQFIAEGWSLKKLHRHILLSKTWQMSTARNEQAAQIDPDNRLLWHRSRQRMEAEVLRDSLLSVSGLLDPGMGGPAMESTPFQNLSLGGLARKPELYQSTRRSVYLPVLRGAVYDVFQAFDYPDPAILNGDRATTTVASQALFMMNGELVHQAARKLGETITAEPLPSDRDRLQQLCQRLFCRAADDDELEQWSRFLTQYQLAGSLRTESEADRRKLAWEGLCRALLSSNEFIYIN
- a CDS encoding GntR family transcriptional regulator — translated: MTSKFPVEALTKSRQAFLDLREQILDGRIPAGTHLTLRPIAKSLGVTVAAVSEAVRELAHEQLVDFEPNYGARVKRFDAETVRSQHVLRIAIECEAIRRCTVQIGSRKLDELQAMAEEVDRLVDVEENLTEARQKDLLFHLQIAENSGIPSLPIALKSCHLVRLLAIDEAQDDALPIPNRTHAELVEAIRSRDVDAAEAAMRDHCERSLQLQLRKTFGTIGQ
- a CDS encoding alpha/beta fold hydrolase, whose translation is MRRRCYSLLKFRLITCIVAVFALSRSGLSAENEQVRWTPDIVFATVADETLKLNLARPASGEGPFPVIVCIHGGGFSGGRREDYDDLCRKFAARGFAAATIDYRLSPKHRWPAHIYDCKASIRWLRAHAAEYRLDPDKIGAMGSSAGGHLSQFLAVTNDVQEFVGDHTHLDQSSKVNCVAAWAQASDFTREYGVWKEAPEAFKGFLGADLTAQTRRLHVRASPLFWVTPNAAPTLLVHGTADQDVLFVQSVWIHERLLSAEVETHLVLIEGGGHGLTGAHLHQAEEATFEFFERQFQLKK
- a CDS encoding dihydrodipicolinate synthase family protein, producing the protein MSDKFHGIYPMLLPFYLPDDRVDLEIMRREVELVVACGCHGLGVMGLGTEVNKLSTAERLETLAAVAESLGGRLPLSVTIGENTVRGQIEFGRYAAELGASWLILQPPPVSDVSELELLRFFGAVADAVPLPIAVQNAAIYLGIQLTPAGLASLHRQHPNVTVLKTEDTPEVTSRLMNETNGVFQLFVGRAGLDMIDQLRAGAVGIIPGMETVDRTSRIYDHFRAGREAEATTVYNEILPTLVYLEKSINHFVTASREILARRWSLDQQPVRHRLARQIDAFGHQMISRCATSMGLLAPPLVKVPSCDGVATRC